The following nucleotide sequence is from Chelmon rostratus isolate fCheRos1 chromosome 11, fCheRos1.pri, whole genome shotgun sequence.
GTGCAGCTGGAATAGTGAGGTTGAGGCGTTGGGAGGGACAATTATGTCCCAAATTTTAGAGTTTTTTCAGAACTAGCAGAGATAGattacttaaaaaaatgttattctaAAGGAACTTCAGTCCAATAATATGTCAGTCAGTACATGTGatttataaaaatatcaaaCCCATTATTAGCTCAGAGTCAAGTAAGACCTGTTTTTAATACTAACTAAAACCCAGCAGAGAACAAACCATCCAAAATGTAGACTGTCGAAGCATGAGCAATGTCACACCACGTTTTTGAGGTATTGGAGGTTGATATGACCCCATTTCTTTAGCTGTACGGAGCCACCATGCTTGGATCCTCTCAGCCAACCAGATCAAATGACCAGAGCAGGTTGGCCACAGCAAATGTTGCAGAAATTAGGCTACATGTATGCCTCAGTAGTCCGTCATACAGGTATTAAGTCCTTTTTAACTGGGAAGACATCCCATGTCAAACCATTGCCATGTGGGGTGTGTCCAGAGGGAAGGAGAACGCGTGTCACCCAGTGACTAGagacaaaacataaaagaaaacagggatTACCAGAAGTGCAAGGCAGCTTTGATCATATATGATAAAAGTTGCCTTAACAGAAAATCATTCTGAACATCAGAGAACCACACCTTTTCTTCTCCACGCCAAAGAAGACTTTCCAGTTATTCAGCCTGCCATAGTTATAAGGGTTTCTGTACACCTGGCAGAGCCattaaagaagaaaagggaCCAATTAAAAGGCAACTGTCATTTAATTGAGAGTTTCATCATAATCTCCCTTAATTTATCACAACTTTAATTATtccatttgaaatatttaacatGCTCACCTTTCCTCGTTTTGCCATTCgctttgtttctttgctgttaATGTGTCTCTCTATGCTGGTCTCTCCTCTGGAGATGAGAACGGCGTGCCAAAGAGTCAGGGCTCCCAGAGCCACTCCCACTGtgctaaaaaacacaaaacacattttgtttgaccCGCAGCCAAGATAATAGAAGACAGCCACCATGTCCCAATTCTATACTGACAGCTCATGTCATATAAATTATAGTACACAGTGATATGGAAGGCCAGCCAGGAAAATTGCAGACTACAAAAACCACCTGCTGTTTAACCCTGAGATGCCGACATAACAGACTTACACCAAACAGCCTACGTCTAGGTTCTACAATAAAAGGCTACAGAGTTGGAATAAGCTTAGAGAAGACACAGAACCAGATACTGAATGAAGCAGTGAGACAGGTCCATTACATCACTGAAGCTTTGAATAAAGAGGCTGACAATTTACTCCAGATACTGAAATCACATCTGTCTGATGCAGTCTCAGAGAAGGTCACTGATTTAATTGAGAACACAACTATCTCAACACCAAAAGCAGGGAAAGACAGACACGGAAATTCCAAAACCTCCAGTTTTCCCAGAACAACTGACCTGGAGGCAAAAGATAATTCCACACTGGATGAAATACACAACAGACTGGTGAAGAACCTGTTAGACAGGGACCTTACCCAACCAGATCAAACCAGAAGAGGTTTGAATATGGTTGAACTGTGCCATCACACCACAGCTTTTACCAATAGAATCACCGATATATCACAGCAATAGAATCAGTCATAAGGAAAAATAGCTTAACAGGAACTGAGGCAGAATATCTCAGGTTGAAGTTATCGACCACCTTTTCCAATACAAAGACGTTCCCTTCCAACCTCACCATGCAGGACAGTGACACTGAGTAAGGATCTGAACGTCACCATCCTGACAGCAGATGCACAGTGGTCCTAGCACAGCAGGGTCACCACGCCACTGAGTGAAACTTACATATGTAACGCTGAggtgaagaaaaagacaacagaatGTCTGCAGCTAGAGAAAGAAATACCATCACTGTAAACAATACCATTGTCTGCATCCTGGAGAAGCCATCCCCGGCCTGTACCAAGACCCCAAGATCTTCGAAGAAGGAACCCCCCTCAGGCCCCTTATCAGCAACATCAACTTAGTtactttaaacatttcaaaacacatcTACCACATTAGCCCCCTCATTTGGCAACACGCCTCATATTCAAAAATCTATGGACTTTGTAAACAAGGTTCAAGGATTGAAACTGGACCCAGATGAAACTACAATGTCTCATGATGTGACTGCATTGTTAACATGCATCCTAACTATGGAGGTGGAGGAAAccataaggaaaaaaaatgctacaaGACAACAACCATAACAATAAAACCAACCTCAGCCAGATCAGATTTGCAAACTGCTGTACCTCTGTCTGAACACCAACTATTTCCAGTACAACAGGGGGGTTTACAGACAGAAGTATGGCTCTGCCATGGGCTCACCGGTATCTCCCACTGTGGCTAACCTCTACATgggcagagaggacagatgcCTGAACTCCTTCCAAGGATATTTAACATCTATTCACATTGGGCCTCGTGCCAGCTCCCACACCTGTCATTTACACTTGGCCTCAGGTGACTCTAATGAATCTAATGCCTGCCAGGAGCACTAACAAACCAGGTGGCTTCAATGACCTTGATAACAACCCCACTGAGGTTATatgcctgggactccccaccagttagttagaactgaagaagccccttggatgagaggtgaaacctTTCCTAGTATTTACAACCAAGTCTAGTTGCCCTATATTCATCCCTCCTTGGATAACTATGACTTTTTTTGTTCCTCTTCTTGGAGCAGTTTTACCacaatttgttatttttgcaggtGTACGCTCCTTACtttcctttgtgcattgcattgaGGGACAATAGTGTCCATCAACAGCACATTCAAAAAGTGTATGCATACTCTTAACTGTGAGCATACttaattttgtcacttttctaGTGTGAACACGCTACATATGCAAAACCTGCTTTGAACCGGCTGGCATGGTTGTACATATGACAAGTGACAACATGAAATGCATTTCTTACCTGGTCAGCACCCACATGTAGATGATGCTCTTATGAATCATCTTATCCTTAAAGGTGTATGGTGGTGCAGGTGTCTGATAGCTGGTctaaaaagagcaaatattatataaataacagataataaatacacataaGCTTAAGCATGTCATTGCATGCATACTTTTGAAACTATACCTGGCCTGGGGGGAGAAGCCCTATAAGTAGTCCCATCCCTGTTACTGGTACACCTGGCTTGTCCATGTCCAAATGCTTAAAGCGCTAATGGAACAGCCCGCAAACACGAACCCAAGTgttaaagacagaaacaaggcAGTGTCAGTCAGAAACAGTTAAGCCCCGCCAAGAGACACCAAGCATTGAGGAAACATAAGAGACAAAACCTAACAAGCAGGCCAGCAGTAGTATAATACAGCAGCTTGAGAGTCTCACCTCAAGAGCATTGTATGCACCCAGGAACAAGTTTCTGCCACTGATGCTACAGTAGACACAGCCCAAGGTCatgaagaggcagaaagagaagaagtaACGGTGGTTAAAGTGACCCACGCAGTTATTCAACCAGGCTGAGATGCTGACATTAAGGAAAAGCACCATTTcttcacagtcacactgtcatTTCTGATTCTATTTCACGTAAACAGAAAAGGATACGACAATGATGGTCCATCTTCAGAATGCAACTGCAAAGGAAAAGCAAAATATTCAGTCTGATACTTATACAAACAACTATTCAAGGTTAACAGGCACCCAACAGCCTGCCACCAAAAACCAGACCGGCCCACTGTAAGTCCATTATATTCCACTAAACATATGACAGGGTCTTGGTCGACCAAGACATTTTATTCAGGTAGGTATTTTATGTCTAGAAATAAACCAAATTAATAGTCACATCTCTAACATCaaaatcatctgttttcatctgcagggAGTAGCAATACTGGAGAAACAAATGTATGATAAAAAAAGGAATCCTACAGGTTAATTAAGAATTTATGTAGTTAAGGACAGCTCTTTTACTAACCATCATTAACTGTGTTAGGATGTCCAAAGTTTGAAATTCTACAGCACTAAGCATTTTTACTACCTCAACAACTTAGCTTTGGTGGTCATAACATATAGACAGTCCAAATAGACAGGCAGCAAAACACCTGATACTCCAATCACAAACCAGGTGGCTATTACAGAAgtacagaggaaaaacaacttTGACTCACCTGTTACAGATACCACAGTGGTGTGTTCTTGCTGGTTTGGGCATGATGCATTTTTTGCAGACTGCCACAAATGgactgtcatttttttcctgattaAAAGAAGACATTTGTGTTGCACTACTAAAGTCTAGATTAGTAAAGTTATTTGTGGTACTGCAGAAAAGTGTAGCTGACATCTTACTGTAGGGGGGTACCCAGGGGAGGTCTTGGTGGCCTTGTAGTAATGGAAAGCTATCATGATGAGGTTCCAATGTCCATAACATACGTGCCAAGCAATCCACGGAGGGGAGTAAGTGTTGAGGATCAGAGGCAGGAGGACCAGATAGGCTATCACCACGATGGAGCTGGTCAGCGTCaccacaagaaaaacaaacacctgcCAGAAATAGAGAGCTTTCTTCAAAGAAAAACTCATAAACTCCGTCTGACTagttacagaaaacaaacaaacactcaccgTGCCAAACCAGCGGGTGACATAATCCACAGTCCAAAACACTGGCTCAAAGATTGAGTCAAAAACCACATCCGAGTCCGTGAGGGAGTTAAAGTAAAGAGACTGCACCAGCACGCTCACGTAAGCCCATATTTCCCTAATCCACAAAGGCAGTctgctctttcctctcctgGTACACGCCCGTAACCGCACACAGCGCAGCAGGTGGAGCACTGAGTTGGGACACCACCGCATCCTGCATCTGTGATAGGAACGCACCTTCAAAGGcaataaagaaataatgaacAATAGACCCTCACAGCTAAAAATAGCTGTAACAAGTTGTAACCCCAATTGCATGTATAATACATCCATCTACAacaaaaaggaagagaaggTAATTTCGACTGACAATCCAGTGTAAGGCTGCAATCAACAGCTATTTTTAATATTGCATGATCTAAATAGTTAGCATAATTTAGCAAAATCTGCTAAATATTTTCTGGAtaaatcaattcattgtttggtctataatatgcaaaaatatgttaatgtaaaaacagtCCAAAGCTACCATTCGTATTAAATTCACTATCACttaaacacagaaatgcagcatttccttACAAACTGTAAGTTGCAAACAGACAGTGTTTGGTATTTTATCTTGAAAGGTGACAACAAACCAATAATTCATCGATTATCAGAGCAGTTGcctgttcattttctgtggatcgactaatcatttcagATCTAATCCAGTGCATTATATCAAACTTACCCAACGCTGAATTTGGGAGCCAGTCATGTTAGATGTTTTGGCAGCTGACTCTATAACTCGCCACATCAATCTGTGCCAACTAACACTTCAACTTCACCCGCTGCGGCCGCAATTTCTACACTTGCAAGAGCATCCGTTGGTGAGTAAAGCAGAAATATAAACGAGTGTCAAAAAGAGCTGGCTGCTTAAGACATATGCTAAACGTCAACCCTTGCTGTGCTGCATTCCAGACAGGGTGGAGTCTGGGTGGAGGT
It contains:
- the zdhhc16a gene encoding palmitoyltransferase ZDHHC16A isoform X2; the protein is MWRVIESAAKTSNMTGSQIQRWVRSYHRCRMRWCPNSVLHLLRCVRLRACTRRGKSRLPLWIREIWAYVSVLVQSLYFNSLTDSDVVFDSIFEPVFWTVDYVTRWFGTVFVFLVVTLTSSIVVIAYLVLLPLILNTYSPPWIAWHVCYGHWNLIMIAFHYYKATKTSPGYPPTEKNDSPFVAVCKKCIMPKPARTHHCGICNSCILKMDHHCPWLNNCVGHFNHRYFFSFCLFMTLGCVYCSISGRNLFLGAYNALETSYQTPAPPYTFKDKMIHKSIIYMWVLTSTVGVALGALTLWHAVLISRGETSIERHINSKETKRMAKRGKVYRNPYNYGRLNNWKVFFGVEKKSHWVTRVLLPSGHTPHGNGLTWDVFPVKKDLIPV
- the zdhhc16a gene encoding palmitoyltransferase ZDHHC16A isoform X1, translating into MWRVIESAAKTSNMTGSQIQRWVRSYHRCRMRWCPNSVLHLLRCVRLRACTRRGKSRLPLWIREIWAYVSVLVQSLYFNSLTDSDVVFDSIFEPVFWTVDYVTRWFGTVFVFLVVTLTSSIVVIAYLVLLPLILNTYSPPWIAWHVCYGHWNLIMIAFHYYKATKTSPGYPPTEKNDSPFVAVCKKCIMPKPARTHHCGICNSCILKMDHHCPWLNNCVGHFNHRYFFSFCLFMTLGCVYCSISGRNLFLGAYNALERFKHLDMDKPGVPVTGMGLLIGLLPPGQTSYQTPAPPYTFKDKMIHKSIIYMWVLTSTVGVALGALTLWHAVLISRGETSIERHINSKETKRMAKRGKVYRNPYNYGRLNNWKVFFGVEKKSHWVTRVLLPSGHTPHGNGLTWDVFPVKKDLIPV
- the zdhhc16a gene encoding palmitoyltransferase ZDHHC16A isoform X3 — encoded protein: MRWCPNSVLHLLRCVRLRACTRRGKSRLPLWIREIWAYVSVLVQSLYFNSLTDSDVVFDSIFEPVFWTVDYVTRWFGTVFVFLVVTLTSSIVVIAYLVLLPLILNTYSPPWIAWHVCYGHWNLIMIAFHYYKATKTSPGYPPTEKNDSPFVAVCKKCIMPKPARTHHCGICNSCILKMDHHCPWLNNCVGHFNHRYFFSFCLFMTLGCVYCSISGRNLFLGAYNALERFKHLDMDKPGVPVTGMGLLIGLLPPGQTSYQTPAPPYTFKDKMIHKSIIYMWVLTSTVGVALGALTLWHAVLISRGETSIERHINSKETKRMAKRGKVYRNPYNYGRLNNWKVFFGVEKKSHWVTRVLLPSGHTPHGNGLTWDVFPVKKDLIPV